In Zingiber officinale cultivar Zhangliang chromosome 3B, Zo_v1.1, whole genome shotgun sequence, a single window of DNA contains:
- the LOC121967233 gene encoding protein YIF1B-B-like produces MYNNLGNQAGVQGPAVNPQPNPFGNAFYGAGSGLIRGGLGAYGEKFLGSSSEFMQSNISRYFSNPQYYFQVNDQYVRNKLKVILFPFLHRGHWTRITEPVGGRLSYKPPIYDINAPDLYIPFMSFGTYIILAGFAFGLLGKFSPEALSIQFTRGLAGWFMQVLLLKGLLYSLGSSEAPLLDVVAYGGYAFTGLSLNMLARLCWSYSYYFLMPWMSLCMGVFLVKTMKRVLFTEMRSYEKHSSRQHYILLFMAIAQFPLFFWLGKISAA; encoded by the exons ATGTATAATAATCTTGGAAATCAGGCTGGGGTACAGGGCCCCGCAGTTAATCCTCAGCCCAATCCTTTTGGCAATGCATTCTATGGAGCTGGATCAGGACTTATTCGAGGTGGTCTTGGGGCATATGGAGAGAAGTTCTTGGGCTCAAGTTCCGAATTCATGCAAAGCAAT ATTAGCAGGTATTTCTCCAACCCACAGTATTATTTTCAAGTGAATGACCAATACGTGAGGAACAAGCTGAAGGTCATCTTGTTTCCATTCCTGCACAGG GGCCACTGGACTAGGATAACGGAGCCGGTCGGAGGCAGGCTTTCTTACAAACCACCAATCTATGACATCAATGCCCCAGATCTATACATCCCTTTTATGTCATTTGGTACTTATATTATTCTAGCTGGCTTCGCATTTGGTCTTCTAGGAAA ATTTAGCCCAGAAGCTTTGAGCATACAGTTCACAAGGGGACTTGCTGGCTGGTTTATGCAGGTTTTGCTACTGAAGGGCTTGTTATATTCGCTAGGAAGTAGTGAAGCACCATTGCTCGATGTGGTAGCATATGGTGGGTATGCTTTCACGGGCTTGTCCCTGAATATGTTGGCTAGGCTCTGCTGGAGCTACTCGTATTATTTTCTTATGCCATGGATGAGTCTTTGCATGGGGGTCTTCTTGGTGAAGACCATGAAGAGGGTACTTTTCACAGAGATGAGAAGTTATGAGAAGCATTCGAGCCGGCAGCACTACATTTTGCTGTTCATGGCGATTGCTCAGTTCCCGCTCTTCTTCTGGCTTGGCAAAATCAGTGCAGCATGA
- the LOC121967234 gene encoding purple acid phosphatase 2-like — MALRGDCVMRLGVRVMLAAVVAAGLVGFCRGGVTSSFVRKAEKTVDMPIDSDVFAVPPGYNAPQQVHITQGNHVGTSMIISWVTENEPGSSEVLYGTHKDKLDISAKGKYTRYTFFNYTSGYIHHCTLRRLQYDTKYYYAVGIDHTVRTFWFTTPPKVGLDVPYTFGLIGDLGQSYDSNITLTHYESNPQAQTVLYVGDLSYADNYPNHDNVRWDTWGRFVERSTAYQPWIWTAGNHEIDFVPEIGETEPFKPFRHRYHVPYKASGSTAPFWYSIKRGSAYIIVLASYSAYGKYTPQYRWLEEELPKVNRSETPWLIVLLHSPWYNSYNYHYMEGETMRVMFEPWFVQHKVDVVFAGHVHAYERSNRISNVAYNIVKGKCEPVADESAPVYITIGDGGNIEGLATNMTEPQPSYSSFREASFGHAIFDIKNRTHAYYAWHRNQDGYSKVADSMWFYNRCWKSSEENQC, encoded by the exons ATGGCGCTACGCGGAGACTGCGTGATGCGCCTGGGCGTCCGCGTGATGCTGGCGGCGGTCGTGGCCGCCGGGCTGGTCGGTTTCTGCCGAGGCGGAGTCACGAGTTCCTTCGTTAGGAAGGCGGAGAAGACCGTCGACATGCCAATCGACAGCGATGTCTTCGCCGTCCCGCCAGGATACAACGCGCCTCAGCAG GTGCATATCACTCAGGGGAATCATGTGGGCACATCCATGATCATCTCATGGGTGACTGAGAATGAACCTGGTTCTAGTGAGGTTCTGTATGGGACTCACAAGGACAAGCTTGACATCTCTGCTAAAGGAAAATATACTCGCTATACCTTCTTCAACTACACCTCAGGGTACATCCATCATTGCACTCTCCGCCGATTGCAG TACGATACTAAGTACTACTACGCGGTTGGGATCGACCACACGGTTCGAACGTTTTGGTTCACTACCCCACCGAAAGTTGGTCTAGATGTTCCTTACACTTTTGGGCTCATAG GCGATCTTGGACAAAGCTACGACTCAAACATTACCTTGACACATTACGAATCCAATCCACAAGCACAGACAGTGTTATATGTAGGCGACCTTTCGTACGCCGATAACTACCCGAACCATGACAATGTGAGATGGGATACATGGGGCAGGTTCGTCGAGAGAAGCACCGCGTATCAGCCCTGGATTTGGACAGCAGGAAACCACGAGATCGACTTCGTTCCTGAAATT GGTGAAACTGAACCATTTAAACCATTCAGACACAGATATCATGTTCCTTACAAAGCTTCGGGCAGCACTGCACCATTTTGGTACTCGATTAAACGGGGATCGGCATACATAATTGTTTTGGCATCATATTCTGCATACG GAAAATACACCCCTCAGTACAGGTGGCTTGAAGAAGAGCTACCAAAGGTAAATAGAAGTGAGACACCATGGTTGATTGTTCTCCTGCACTCGCCGTGGTACAACAGCTACAACTATCACTATATGGAAGGCGAAACGATGAGAGTGATGTTCGAGCCATGGTTTGTGCAACACAAAGTCGATGTTGTTTTTGCCGGCCATGTTCATGCCTATGAACGTAGT AATAGGATATCAAATGTAGCTTACAATATAGTGAAAGGCAAATGTGAACCAGTGGCGGATGAATCAGCTCCCGTGTACATCACCATTGGCGATGGAGGAAATATCGAAGGTCTTGCGACCAA CATGACAGAGCCACAACCAAGCTACTCATCTTTCCGAGAAGCAAGCTTCGGCCATGCCATCTTCGATATCAAGAACCGAACCCATGCCTACTACGCCTGGCATAGGAACCAAGATGGTTATTCAAAGGTTGCCGATTCTATGTGGTTCTACAACAGATGCTGGAAATCTTCAGAGGAGAATCAATGTTGA